From the genome of Penaeus chinensis breed Huanghai No. 1 chromosome 37, ASM1920278v2, whole genome shotgun sequence, one region includes:
- the LOC125045675 gene encoding lysozyme-like, giving the protein MNGRMQVFLAAAATWAALTAVSDSSTPRGVGDDCLACMCWASSNCSMPTPVCKMNGWGEVCGPWAITEPYWVDGGRLFNNFYKCVEDWKCNEDTVRNYLDRYVTDSDAKCQDYARTHAGGPLGAWNDGTLPYWYSVKDCLDYGIFTPPSA; this is encoded by the exons ATGAACGGTCGGATGCAGGTCTTCTTGGCGGCGGCGGCAACGTGGGCGGCGCTGACGGCGGTGTCCGACTCATCCACCCCTCGGGGCGTCGGCGACGACTGCCTCGCCTGCATGTGCTGG GCCTCAAGCAACTGCTCCATGCCAACGCCGGTGTGCAAGATGAATGGCTGGGGCGAGGTGTGCGGGCCCTGGGCCATCACCGAGCCGTACTGGGTCGACGGAGGGCGTCTCTTCAACA ACTTTTACAAATGCGTAGAAGATTGGAAATGTAACGAAGACACTGTACGTAATTACCTGGATCGTTACGTCACGGATTCTGACGCAAAGTGCCAGGACTACGCGCGCACACATGCCGGCGGCCCCCTCGGCGCCTGGAACGACGGCACACTCCCGTACTGGTACTCGGTGAAGGACTGCCTTGATTACGGCATATTTACACCGCCATCGGCCTAA